ACTCAGATAATTTATTAAGTCAAGAAACTCAACTAGTTAGTGACAGTTTTGTGCATCAATGTGAGCAAGAGTTAGTTAATTTAATTGGGCCAATTGCTACTTTCTTAGTGCGAAAAGCTATAAAATCTTCTCCACAAATTTCTCGCGTTGAACTTGTAAAAATTTTAGCAGAACAAATTCCCGAACGTCAAAAATCTTTGCAATTCCAGCAGCGTTTACTTTCTTAAAAAAGGGTATGGGGTGTAATACTAATTCGGGATTCACAAAATTTTTATTAACCTTGTTGATTAAGCATATCCATAGCTATTTTTAAGCTAGATTTCATCCGATTAAATGCCGCTGCCAAACCACCAATTTCGTCATTAGAAGTTTCATCAAAATCAGCGCTCATGTCGCCAGTGCTAACTTTTTGGGCGATTTTTTCTATATTTTTAATTCGCTGAATTACAGCTTTTTTAATTAAGAAGTTGATTAAGAAAATTACGATGGCAAAGATAGCAATTAAAAGCCCCATTATCAAAGACCAAGTGCTTTTGGCATTGGCAAATACTTCTTCAGAAGGAACAGATATTATTTGAGCGCCAAGAGGTTCGTTTAGTTTCCAGCCAAAACCATTTTGTGAACCATAAGTTGCCAACTGACTCTTAGGAGCCTGCTCTGGTGTGGAATGGCATCTGAGACAGCTTTGTTGTGTAATTATAAGTGGCCGTGCAATGTAAAATACTTGTCCTTCAGGTAAGTTGCGAAAATCAGAAATTTCTTTAGTTTTAGAATCTTTACGAAAGTTTTGTACTAGTTCGGCTTCAAAATTATCAGCTTTATCTCGCAAATTAGTTGGATTAAGGAATGCATCTTTATAACGAAAATTTTTATACTCTGGTTTTTTGCGGAAGTTATTAAATACCTCTATGGCAGAAAAACTTGGTATTGTCTCAGGGATGAACGTTGAATCGGTTTCTACTCTAGGTGATAGTAAAGGATTAATCCGGTCTTGTGTATAGTTTCTTACCGAATTTACCATTTCCATCAGAATCAAGGCTTGAGAAGTCACTTCATTTTGCGCTCTCTGTTGAAGTACCCTCGATAAGGCTGCGCCACTGCCAAAAATACTAATTAAGAAAACTAGTATTAAAAGTAAGTTGAACTTAGTACCTATTTTTAAGTTTTCTAACATATTGTTGTAGAATACAGCTTTACAAATGAAGCTAGTATCTGAGATTGTTCAATATAGTTTATACCTGTTCAAAAGCAGCAAATCAACAATTAAATAAAAAATATTAATTTTTGAAGAAAATATGACCAGTTTAAGCAGCAGTGAAGCACACAGAGGATTTCAAGTTAGTCAAGTACATAAACTAGGTCTCAAATCCAAGTATAAAGACTGTTTGACTTCCCATTTCTGACTTTTGACTCATGAATTCTACTGTATCTAGATTAGGTGTAATAGCAAAATTATTTTCTTAACCATAATAAGTGATGTTTGTGCGATTTTCACGCCGATTTTTTCTTTTACAACTGCTAGGTTTAACAGTTACTGGATGTCAATCAACACCGAAGTTTGAGGGCGAGATAACCATTGGTGCAATCAACTATGGTGGAAGCGGAGAGATTATTAATCAATATGCTAAATTCAATCGTTACTTGGGTGAAAAAACTAAGGCATATATTCAGCTAGAGCCAGTTTTTAATGAAACTAGGGCGATTGAGCGTCTTGAGGCTCGTGCTTGGTCACTGGTATTTGCTCCTCCAGGTTTAGCTGCGATCGCGATCGCACGTTACCAATATGTTCCGATTTTTCCTCTATTAGGTGTAAGTAATTTACGCTCAATCTTGGTTGTTCGTAAAGACAACCCAATTACCGATTTAAAACAGCTACAGGGTCAAACAGTTGCTTTAAGTCAACCAGGTTCAGCAACAGGATATTATTTGCCCCTTTTTAATCTTTATGGTTTGACATTAAAAGAAGTATTGTTTGCACCCGTACCTAAAACAGTTCTAGAATTGGTGACTCAAGGCAAGGCAACCGCTGGTGCTGTTTCCATAGCTGAATTTAATGAGACACCCCAACCCGATTTACGCATACTCTACACAGATCCTCATTATGTTCCGCCTGGGGTGGTTTTGATTGGCCCTACTATCGAACGCAATCGCCAAGAGTATATTCGCCAAGTCATGAGTGAGTTTCCCTCAGTTTTAGCTGAAGAAATCGGGTATGTACCTAATGGGCAAGTCCCAGATTACAAATACATGATGACTGTGGTTGAGCGAGTGAAATTGTTTGCTGGCAAGTTACAGAATAAGCCAGCGCCTTTATTTTAGGAAGCACAGTACCAAAAGCGATCGCCAAGTAAATCGTCGACACTTTGCTAAAAAAATAGTTAAAAACGAATTTAGATTCCTTTTAACAACAAAATATCATGGCTGAAGAAAAGACATATCTGGAACTTTCAGAAGCTGATGGCGGCTCACACAAATTCTATGAAGTTGTCATAAAAGATACCCAAGTCACCATTCGCTATGGTCGTATCGGTGACTCAGGGCAGACTCAAACTAAAACTTATCCCTCCCCTGATAAAGCTAAAGCAGACGCCACTAAAAAGATTAACGAAAAGCTGAAAAAAGGTTACGAACACGCCGTTATAGGTGTACGCCAGAAACGTGCTGTTACACGACGCCAAGTCACCAGCACTGTTTCGACAGCAAAACCAGCGCCAATTCTCTGGAAATTTACCTCCAAATCAGCCGCCTTTGGGATTTTCATTGATGCAAAACGTTGCTGGGTGGGTAACCAAACTGGTCAAGTTTTTGCTCTTGACCATCAGGGTAAAGTTCTCAATCAGTTTAAACTCCCTGATGGTGTCAAATGTCTAGTTGCCGATGATGTTTGGATTTACGCTGGCTGCGATGATGGTAACGTTTATGACTTAACTGGCAAGTTACCACGGATTACTTACAAGATTGATGAAAATGTTGATATCTTCTGGCTAGATATCAAAGATGGCTTACTGGGAGTATCTGATGCCAACGGTGGTGTAACCACAATAGACCACGATGATGAATCGCAGTGGACTCGTTTGAGCCAAGGTCAAGCTGGTTGGATGGTACGTTGTGACGAGGTTGGCGTCTATCACGGCCATAGCCAGGGCGTGACTATGTATGATAGCAAAGAAGGTCGGATGCTCTGGCATCAAAAGACTGGCGGTAGCGTGCTATTTGGTTGGCAGGAAGCATCTGCTGTCTACGCAGGTACAAGCGACCATAAGGTTTACTGTTTTAGTAAAAAGGGTGAGGTTGCCTCAGTCTACAAGTGCGATGATGCAGTTTACTCTTGTGCAGCAGCACTTGATGGTAAATATGTGTTTGCTGCTGACAATAGTTCTTCAATTTACTGCTTTAATCAGGCAGGAGAACGCCTCTGGAAGCTTGGTACTGGATGCGGCTCAGCTTTATCCATGCAGTTTTTCGATCATCGCGTTTATATTGTTACTACCGATGGTTCTTTAGCCTGCATCGATGCTAGTGAAGCTGCTATTACTGCCGCTCAAGCGGGAACAGTTCCCGACGCGACTATTATTAAAGCACCGAAAGGAGAAGGAGCAGCACCCTCGACAGTTCTGGAAACCACCACAGATATCAGCCAAGGTGTGATTATTGAGTGCTTTCGCGAGGGCAGTAAATTGCGAGTTCGCGTTGTCTCACCAGGATATGACTCCAAATGGAAAGTACAGTTTCCCAAGGATATCCGCCAAGAAGGTCAGCGCTATCTTGTGCAAGAGGTGCGGGAGTCAGCTAGTGGTGGTTTCTACCGCGCCTATGGTGAAATCAAAAAATTGATTTAGCGCGGTTCTATTAGTAAAGCTCTTTGGCGATTTTTACGTAAGTCCTGATTCAAATCGACAGAACATCAGATACTCAAATTAAATTTGCAGGGAAATGGCAGAAGCAGTACCTTATTGGCTAAAAATATTATTAACACTAGTTGATTCGTGAACAAATTTGTTAGTGATTTTACTTAGCGTCTTTGTGCCTTTGTGGTTAAAAAATAAATATTAATTACAAAGACACAAAGAAGACTAAATGCTCAACTCACGGAAATTACTACACCCGCACTCTCATGTGCTAACCTACTTACTGCACATACAACATAGGTTCCTGGTTCCACAGTAGCAAAAGTTGTGCCAGCCGATAAAATTCTCTGAAGTGTCCAAGTACTACCACTCTGCCGATAAAGAGTCCAAGAACGAACTGGCTGATTATCTCCAGGTTGCCAACTTAGTTTGCGGTTGTTGACTTGTAGTCCAGTGGGCGGAGGTGGTGGTGTTTCATTCAGCCAAGACAAAGTTGGAGGTAACGCAGGTTTGTTATACAGCAGACTCTGGAATTTATCAGCAATGCCCTGACTATTTTCTGTCAAAACTCCTAGATTAAAGAAAATATTGCCCAGTGAAAACTGTCCAGCTTGGCTACGACTAATTTTCACCTGTTTTTCAATCTCATCACTCTCCCTACTTTTATTACTTGGTTCTGTGAGATTGTTACCAGCATAAATGTGTTTTTGCTTTGTGTTTACTTGTGTCCACCACCTTAGCAACGCAGAATAACTTTGTTGTGCTTGGTCAGTACGCCAGTACAGTTGGGGGGCTAAATAATCAATCCAACCTTGTTCTAACCACTTTTTGGAATCAGCATACAGCACACTATAAGCATCTAAGCCAGTAATTCCCGGTGGTTGTCCGGGGCGGTAAATGCCAAAGGGACTAATCCCAAATTTAACGTAGGGCTTTGTGGCTTTAATTCCCTGAGATAGACGTAGTACCATTTGATTAACGTTTTCTCGTCGCCAGTCACCCAAGCTGAGGTTACCCCCAGTTTCTTTGTAGGCTGCGTAAGTTTTGCCATCGGGAAAAGATTGACCCTCAATAGGATAGGGATAAAAATAGTCATCTAAATGAATACCATCTACGTCATAACGACGTACAACATCAATAATTACGTTGTAAGCCCTATCCTGAACAATTTTTGCCCCTGGTTCCATCCATAGTTGATTACCCCATTGGTAGACAACTTCGGGATTAGTTACAGCTAGGTGAGGACGGACATTAGGCGAACCTTTAATACTGGTCTTGGCGCGGTAGGGGTTAAACCAAGCATGAAGTTCAATATTGTGCTTGTGACATTCAGCGATCGCAAACTCTAATGGATCATAAAATGGTTCTGGTGCTTTACCTTGTGTTCCCGTCAGCCAAGCACTCCAAGGTTCTAGTTGAGAGGCATATAAAGCATCACCCTCTGGTCGCACCTGAAAGATTAGGGCATTGAAGTTTAGCTTTTGTAATTGATTGATAATCTGAGTGAGTTCAGCTTTTTGTTGGGTAACGGAAAGTCCCGCTTTAGAAGGCCAATCACTATTCCACACAGCTGCTACCCATGCCCCCCGAAACTCACGACTATGATTTACTCTCACACTACCCTGTGGTAGGGGTAAAGGTAATGGTATCGGTGTTGGCGTTGGCGTTGATGTGGGTGTGGGTATTGACGGAACTACAAGGTAAGCAGAACTAATCTTTTGTGCTTCACCCAAATACACTAAAGCTTGATAGATAAAAACTGCCACATCGCCACGGGTAGCGGCGAGATTAGGATTGAGTAATTTAATATTTGGGAAACTAGCTACTAATCCAGCAGTAGTAGCAATAGCTACTTGATTTTTACCATACGCAGGAATCTGAGTAGCATCTTGATAGATTTGTGGCAATGTTGTCAGGAGGTCAGGTTTTATCTTCGTATCAATTTCCAAACCCGCTACCAAGGAAACTAAAACTTCCACCCTAGTAATACGATTAGCGGGACGGAAGGTTTTATCAGGAAACCCGCTAACAAATCCTCTTTCGTAAGCTGTTTGAATGGCTGTTGCTGCCCAATAATTCGTCGGTACATCAACAAAGGCAACATACTGCCGCTTCTTGGGAACTTTCGGAAATGCTTTGGCAATGATGGCAGCAAACTCAGCACGGGTGAGTGAGTGATCAGGGCGATATGTGCCATTAGGCAACCCACTGACAATACTACGTTGGGCTAAGGCGTTAATAAATAAGCTTGCCCAATGGTTTTGAATATCCGAGAAGGGAGTAGAAATAGATACCATTGTTGATTGCAGCTAGCTGGCCTTGATTTTGATTTCCTCTGCTAATTTAGCAATACCAGAGCAGTTGCTGCTGCAATGTTCTTTAAACTTTCACTATTGAAGCTTTGCTGCTTTTATGCGTAGGTCTGTTAACCTCTAATTGTGGTTAATGCCTAAATTACAGCAGAATTCACGAAGAAAACAGGCTTTATACCTGACTTTGAAGCCTATATTGTGTACTTCATCAACTTGAAATCTGCTGTATTCTGAGTATCTTCTACAATCCAGCTAGTAATATTTTAGATTTTAATTATAGTCAATATTGGCTTTGCCAAGGCAAAAAGCGATTCTGCTTTAGGGCATTGCCGAAGGCAATCATGATCATATCTGCTACGAGGAGGTAGCGCCTTGCAAAGTAATAATAATCACAAATTTTGTTACTGAAACTCAACAATATCCCAGCGATCGCTACAGCAATGATATATGCAGTCGCGCTTCTTTGCTATTCAAATAATAATTTATCCCCTCTACTTTTCAAAAGAAGAGTTAGCCGTGTGCAGAGAGAAGTCTAAGCGCCAGAAGATGGCGCTCAGAACTTTGGACAATTACCCCCGTTCACTGAACTGGCATAGTAGGAGCCGAGGAATATTTGAAAATTAAGATGACTTGCTCAACAGCATAACTTTTAGGGGCATCAAGCTTTAAAAAACGAAGTTGTCAGCTTTATTTAGGGTGCCTGTACCTATTGTATTTACCGTTATGAAATTTCTGAAGCTGCCTTCGTCATTCGGGCCATCGGCATCAATTTGTACCTTAAAATTATTATCACTAGCACCTTGCACAACTTTTACATAGCCATCGGCTATTGCATTCGTACCAGTGTAATCTTTCTCGAATAGGTTATCGAGCAACTGAGTTAAGACTATTTTGTCTTGGCCAATATCGAAGTCAGTTATTGTGTCACCCGCATCGCGAATGCT
This region of Nostoc sp. UHCC 0302 genomic DNA includes:
- a CDS encoding PhnD/SsuA/transferrin family substrate-binding protein, with translation MFVRFSRRFFLLQLLGLTVTGCQSTPKFEGEITIGAINYGGSGEIINQYAKFNRYLGEKTKAYIQLEPVFNETRAIERLEARAWSLVFAPPGLAAIAIARYQYVPIFPLLGVSNLRSILVVRKDNPITDLKQLQGQTVALSQPGSATGYYLPLFNLYGLTLKEVLFAPVPKTVLELVTQGKATAGAVSIAEFNETPQPDLRILYTDPHYVPPGVVLIGPTIERNRQEYIRQVMSEFPSVLAEEIGYVPNGQVPDYKYMMTVVERVKLFAGKLQNKPAPLF
- a CDS encoding DUF3365 domain-containing protein, which produces MLENLKIGTKFNLLLILVFLISIFGSGAALSRVLQQRAQNEVTSQALILMEMVNSVRNYTQDRINPLLSPRVETDSTFIPETIPSFSAIEVFNNFRKKPEYKNFRYKDAFLNPTNLRDKADNFEAELVQNFRKDSKTKEISDFRNLPEGQVFYIARPLIITQQSCLRCHSTPEQAPKSQLATYGSQNGFGWKLNEPLGAQIISVPSEEVFANAKSTWSLIMGLLIAIFAIVIFLINFLIKKAVIQRIKNIEKIAQKVSTGDMSADFDETSNDEIGGLAAAFNRMKSSLKIAMDMLNQQG
- a CDS encoding family 10 glycosylhydrolase, with protein sequence MVSISTPFSDIQNHWASLFINALAQRSIVSGLPNGTYRPDHSLTRAEFAAIIAKAFPKVPKKRQYVAFVDVPTNYWAATAIQTAYERGFVSGFPDKTFRPANRITRVEVLVSLVAGLEIDTKIKPDLLTTLPQIYQDATQIPAYGKNQVAIATTAGLVASFPNIKLLNPNLAATRGDVAVFIYQALVYLGEAQKISSAYLVVPSIPTPTSTPTPTPIPLPLPLPQGSVRVNHSREFRGAWVAAVWNSDWPSKAGLSVTQQKAELTQIINQLQKLNFNALIFQVRPEGDALYASQLEPWSAWLTGTQGKAPEPFYDPLEFAIAECHKHNIELHAWFNPYRAKTSIKGSPNVRPHLAVTNPEVVYQWGNQLWMEPGAKIVQDRAYNVIIDVVRRYDVDGIHLDDYFYPYPIEGQSFPDGKTYAAYKETGGNLSLGDWRRENVNQMVLRLSQGIKATKPYVKFGISPFGIYRPGQPPGITGLDAYSVLYADSKKWLEQGWIDYLAPQLYWRTDQAQQSYSALLRWWTQVNTKQKHIYAGNNLTEPSNKSRESDEIEKQVKISRSQAGQFSLGNIFFNLGVLTENSQGIADKFQSLLYNKPALPPTLSWLNETPPPPPTGLQVNNRKLSWQPGDNQPVRSWTLYRQSGSTWTLQRILSAGTTFATVEPGTYVVCAVSRLAHESAGVVISVS
- a CDS encoding WGR domain-containing protein, with amino-acid sequence MAEEKTYLELSEADGGSHKFYEVVIKDTQVTIRYGRIGDSGQTQTKTYPSPDKAKADATKKINEKLKKGYEHAVIGVRQKRAVTRRQVTSTVSTAKPAPILWKFTSKSAAFGIFIDAKRCWVGNQTGQVFALDHQGKVLNQFKLPDGVKCLVADDVWIYAGCDDGNVYDLTGKLPRITYKIDENVDIFWLDIKDGLLGVSDANGGVTTIDHDDESQWTRLSQGQAGWMVRCDEVGVYHGHSQGVTMYDSKEGRMLWHQKTGGSVLFGWQEASAVYAGTSDHKVYCFSKKGEVASVYKCDDAVYSCAAALDGKYVFAADNSSSIYCFNQAGERLWKLGTGCGSALSMQFFDHRVYIVTTDGSLACIDASEAAITAAQAGTVPDATIIKAPKGEGAAPSTVLETTTDISQGVIIECFREGSKLRVRVVSPGYDSKWKVQFPKDIRQEGQRYLVQEVRESASGGFYRAYGEIKKLI